The Trichoderma atroviride chromosome 5, complete sequence genome contains a region encoding:
- a CDS encoding uncharacterized protein (EggNog:ENOG41) codes for MQDASPPTLHRDELLKCVKRPSIQHKAYIPAEEYSTPAMKSLSRVYSDLDINKDPFVQSLRENLTERNGRLLEKTILKEDTYTQIQMKTFKSQSQSICKQLGPWAADLFIWKSISSYLDKAEYGDEFFDQWYQCRDREKKYLAGIFRRVEVEPPPKAPQGLNDISDKVLVLLEELLSIDEQSTMGIIFVEERVMVKMLAEILSINPAIKKKYRVGTMVGSSSYSSKRRVVYDFGDKGDLKALQNFRSGKINLLIATAVLEEGIDVPACNLVICFDVPKTSKSFIQRRGRARMKDSRLVLFFDEGDASSKKWEEKEDEMARLFEDEQREIQQLEMIEESESLGTICYTHPVTGARLDFDNAKPHLEHFCRTLSPTEFVDSRPDYIIHKEDGVGSNALTATVLLPPFIPVNPRQYNSASVWRSEKNATKDAAFQAYMALNDAGLLNDNLLPFKADEIPGIDSRVPEVAVEPMMKPWHHVAPAWRETGDKWLYSLTFYEENGQVIGEYEILLPVKLNQPPSLDLFLDRGHKLELRFSEGRSVPHGQVASLPDHTSALLALHFCHRWPKDELHNEGREHVVRIWAKSDSLSMDQIGAVGFDPFDEDVRSGRYLIRDNTNSPYTYKDIIECKPSITLVQNAFYGFEKAPEKGPYLVLKKWTRRTDFLHRLQGNPEKEQASSRPYSRVYPMEWAIVDTVPATHAMFGMIIPTIIHELGVMLMAKELATTVLEPVGISDWGLVREAICARSANEPMNYERLEFLGDSILKLCTCIQAAVTKPDWPEGYLSYWRDRLISNVRLYQAAVDFRLPRFLVTKPFTGHKWRPLYLEDVLQEDVNAPTTERRLSTKTLADVVEALIGASYCEGGIAMAEKCIAMFLSEIDWDGIDKGREILFNRVPPNERLPPILEPLERLLGYTFQRKALLTEALTHASFMADGVMDHGKRSLERMEFLGDAVLDHVIVTRIFEVRPELPHYTMHTLKTGLVNGDFLAFMTMEHGLKSMETVVTEEGSVENQETHTYLWQFMRHAANSIGIEQLATATRHAALRAEILDVMENGAHYPWALLAALNPKKFYSDLFEAVLGAVWVDSGSIEACRAVCAQFGLMKYLERLLRDKVHVQHPKEQLGKWANSETVVYDFHTEDVVESPGDKEFFCKVVIGERVVVEVRGGY; via the exons ATGCAAGATGCATCTCCCCCCACGCTGCACCGAGACGAGCTCCTCAAATGCGTCAAACGACCCAGCATCCAGCATAAAGCCTACATACCTGCCGAGGAATATTCCACCCCTGCCATGAAGTCTCTAAGTAGGGTCTATAGTGATCTGGATATTAACAAAGACCCTTTTGTGCAGTCGCTAAGGGAAAACCTTACGGAGAGGAACGGACGCTTGTTAGAGAAAACTATACTCAAAGAAGACACTTATACGCAGATTCAAATGAAGACGTTCAAGTCTCAGTCGCAGAGCATATGCAAACAGCTTGGGCCTTGGGCTGCTGACCTTTTCATCTGGAAGAGCATATCGTCGTATCTTGACAAGGCTGAATACGGCGACGAGTTTTTCGACCAGTGGTATCAGTGTCGGGACCGTGAAAAGAAGTACCTGGCCGGCATCTTTCGCCGAGTCGAGGTCGAACCCCCTCCCAAGGCCCCCCAAGGTTTGAACGACATTTCAGACAAAGTCCTCGTGCTTTTGGAAGAACTCTTGTCAATCGATGAACAAAGCACAATGGGAATCATCTTTGTCGAGGAGCGGGTCATGGTGAAAATGCTGGCCGAGATCCTCTCCATCAACCCGGCCattaagaaaaaatacaGAGTTGGCACCATGGTTGGATCTTCCAGCTACTCATCAAAGCGAAGAGTCGTGTATGATTTTGGAGACAAGGGCGACCTCAAGGCTCTGCAGAATTTCCGCTCTGGCAAGATTAACCTGCTCATTGCAACCGCGGTCTTGGAAGAGGGAATTGACGTCCCTGCCTGCAATCTTGTCATCTGCTTTGACGTCCCAAAGACTTCAAAATCATTTATACAAAGGCGCGGACGGGCGCGGATGAAGGACTCGAGGCTGGTCCTTTTCTTTGACGAGGGTGACGCTTCCTCGAAGAAAtgggaggagaaggaagatgagatggcgaggctctTTGAAGACGAACAGAGAGAGATTCAGCAACTGGAGATGATTGAAGAATCTGAGAGCCTAGGCACCATATGTTATACTCACCCAGTGACCGGGGCGAGGCTCGACTTTGACAATGCCAAACCGCACTTGGAGCACTTTTGCAGGACCTTGTCGCCGACGGAGTTTGTTGACAGCCGACCAGATTACATCATTCACAAAGAGGACGGTGTGGGTTCCAATGCTTTGACTGCCACTGTTTTGCTTCCGCCATTCATACCTGTGAACCCGAGGCAGTACAACAGTGCGTCTGTGTGGCGATCAGAAAAGAATGCCACCAAAGATGCCGCCTTCCAAGCCTACATGGCCCTCAACGATGCCGGGCTCCTAAACGACAATCTATTGCCATTCAAAGCGGATGAGATTCCCGGAATCGATAGCCGAGTGCCTGAGGTGGCTGTTGAGCCCATGATGAAGCCATGGCATCATGTTGCCCCTGCGTGGCGAGAGACCGGCGATAAATGGCTCTACTCTCTCACTTTCTATGAAGAAAACGGCCAGGTGATTGGCGAGTATGAGATTTTGCTGCCCGTAAAGCTTAATCAGCCTCCGTCTCTAGACTTGTTCCTCGACAGAGGCCATAAGCTGGAACTGCGATTCTCTGAAGGGAGGTCAGTGCCGCATGGCCAGGTTGCGTCTTTGCCAGACCATACGTCAGCTCTTCTCGCGCTGCATTTCTGCCACAGGTGGCCCAAAGATGAGCTTCACAACGAAGGACGAGAACACGTGGTGCGGATTTGGGCAAAGAGTGACTCGCTCTCGATGGACCAAATTGGTGCAGTTGGATTTGATCCGTTCGATGAGGACGTTAGAAGCGGACGATATCTTATACGAGACAACACCAACTCTCCCTACACCTACAAGGACATAATCGAATGCAAGCCCTCCATCACTCTGGTGCAGAATGCCTTTTATGGGTTTGAAAAGGCTCCCGAAAAGGGGCCTTATCTCGTGCTCAAGAAGTGGACGCGGAGAACCGATTTCCTGCACCGCTTGCAAGGCAACCCCGAGAAAGAACAAGCTAGCAGCAGGCCTTACTCGCGGGTGTATCCCATGGAATGGGCCATAGTTGATACCGTACCGGCGACACATGCCATGTTTGGCATGATAATACCCACCATCATACATGAACTGGGCGTGATGCTCATGGCTAAGGAGCTGGCCACGACTGTTCTTGAGCCGGTCGGGATATCGGACTGGGGCTTGGTGAGAGAGGCTATATGTGCGCGGAGTGCGAATGAGCCGATGAATTATGAGAGACTGGAATTTTTGGGCGATTCCATTCTCAAGCTTTGCACTTGCATACAAGCTGCGGTTACTA AACCCGATTGGCCTGAGGGCTACCTTTCCTACTGGAGAGATCGACTCATTTCCAACGTACGGCTATACCAGGCAGCAGTTGACTTTCGACTGCCCAGATTCCTAGTCACAAAGCCTTTCACAGGTCACAAGTGGCGTCCATTGTACTTGGAGGACGTCCTACAGGAAGATGTCAATGCGCCTACGACCGAGAGGAGGCTTTCGACCAAAACACTCGCGGATGTGGTTGAAGCGTTGATTGGTGCTTCATACTGCGAGGGAGGCATCGCCATGGCAGAGAAATGCATTGCCATGTTTCTCTCGGAAATCGACTGGGATGGCATAGACAAGGGCAGAGAGATTCTTTTCAACAGAGTGCCGCCAAATGAGCGTCTTCCGCCGATCTTGGAGCCCCTGGAGAGGTTGCTTGGATATACCTTTCAACGCAAGGCTCTTTTGACAGAGGCCCTGACGCACGCCTCGTTCATGGCGGACGGTGTGATGGACCATGGCAAGCGATCTCTCGAAAGGATGGAGTTTCTGGGCGATGCTGTCCTTGACCACGTTATCGTGACCAGGATTTTTGAAGTGAGGCCGGAGCTGCCTCATTATACGATGCATACGCTGAAGACGGGCTTGGTGAATGGCGACTTCCTCGCCTTCATGACGATGGAACACGGTCTGAAATCCATGGAGACTGTCGTGACGGAGGAAGGCAGCGTGGAGAACCAAGAAACGCATACCTATCTGTGGCAGTTTATGCGGCACGCGGCGAATTCCATTGGCATCGAGCAattggcgacggcgacgagacATGCTGCCCTGAGGGCAGAGATCCTCGACGTCATGGAGAACGGCGCGCACTATCCATGggctctgctggcggcgctgaACCCGAAGAAGTTTTACTCTGATTTGTTTGAAGCTGTGCTTGGCGCCGTATGGGTGGATTCGGGGTCGATTGAGGCGTGCAGGGCTGTATGCGCGCAGTTTGGGCTGATGAAGTACCTGgagcggctgctgcgtgACAAGGTACATGTGCAGCATCCaaaggagcagctgggcaagtGGGCCAATTCGGAGACGGTGGTGTATGACTTCCATACGGAGGATGTGGTTGAGTCGCCGGGGGATAAGGAGTTCTTTTGCAAGGTCGTGATTGGGGAGAGGGTGGTTGTGGAGGTGAGGGGGGGGTATTAA